One Sulfurospirillum tamanense DNA window includes the following coding sequences:
- a CDS encoding NAD(P)H-dependent oxidoreductase — protein sequence MKNVLIINGHQYYPNIAEGKLTQLFIDMAEAFLKENGFSVKHAKAQSDYDPLEEVEKFKWADYFIIQYPVYWMGVPWMMKKYIDEVFSAGANNGIYAGDGRSRSDASKRYGSGGLMQDKKYMLSLTYNCPASEFSDKEGFFDGLSLDEAHVATHKTWQFCGAKPLQTYAVHDIFKGDLNIEAEKAKFVAVLTKNFLG from the coding sequence ATGAAAAATGTACTCATCATTAACGGACACCAATACTACCCCAACATCGCCGAAGGAAAGCTCACGCAGCTGTTCATTGACATGGCCGAAGCCTTTTTAAAAGAGAACGGTTTTAGCGTCAAACACGCCAAGGCGCAGAGTGATTACGACCCGCTTGAAGAGGTTGAGAAGTTTAAATGGGCGGATTATTTCATCATCCAATATCCTGTCTACTGGATGGGCGTGCCGTGGATGATGAAAAAATACATCGACGAAGTGTTTTCCGCGGGCGCTAACAACGGCATCTATGCTGGCGATGGACGTTCGCGCAGTGACGCAAGTAAGCGGTATGGAAGCGGAGGATTGATGCAAGATAAAAAGTACATGCTTTCTTTGACGTACAATTGCCCTGCTTCTGAGTTTAGCGACAAGGAGGGATTTTTTGACGGTTTGAGCCTCGATGAAGCCCATGTTGCAACCCACAAAACATGGCAGTTTTGTGGTGCCAAACCCCTGCAAACCTACGCGGTGCACGACATTTTCAAAGGCGATTTGAACATCGAGGCTGAAAAAGCGAAGTTTGTGGCTGTTTTGACCAAAAACTTTTTAGGATAA
- a CDS encoding CopD family protein — MAYYDWVLTFHIMAFMSWMAMLFYLPRLFVYHVEHAENEGFKEVAKIQEYKLYKYIGLPAFWATLASGVTMLILDPQLLSSGGWLYAKFTALIALTWYSFSLETYRKALADGTCTKSGKFFRAYNEVPTFLALLIVGYVIFKTFSWAFTLITIGIFAVIADLILDGKEKKK, encoded by the coding sequence GTGGCGTATTATGATTGGGTGTTGACGTTTCACATTATGGCCTTCATGTCGTGGATGGCGATGCTGTTTTACTTGCCCAGACTTTTTGTGTATCACGTCGAACACGCGGAAAATGAGGGCTTTAAAGAGGTCGCCAAAATCCAAGAATACAAACTCTACAAATACATCGGCTTGCCCGCATTTTGGGCTACGTTAGCCAGTGGCGTGACCATGCTCATCCTCGACCCACAGCTACTCTCAAGCGGCGGATGGCTGTACGCCAAGTTTACGGCCCTCATCGCGCTAACGTGGTATTCGTTTTCCCTAGAAACCTACCGCAAAGCTTTGGCTGATGGAACGTGTACTAAAAGCGGTAAGTTTTTCCGCGCCTACAACGAAGTCCCCACTTTTTTAGCCCTGCTCATCGTGGGCTACGTCATCTTCAAGACCTTCTCATGGGCCTTTACCCTCATCACCATCGGCATCTTCGCGGTCATCGCCGACTTGATTTTGGATGGGAAAGAGAAAAAGAAATAG
- a CDS encoding MBOAT family O-acyltransferase, with product MLFNSYAFIFIFLPISFGIYFYLNHLRLTTAAKGSLVFASLFFYSWWNVLYLPLLLGSMLFNFIIGKSLSEAKRVRPKILLIIGIVGNLALLGYFKYADFFIANVNVLLGEDALPMLNLALPLAISFFTFQQIAYLVDSYKGETNEYDFLNYAVFVTFFPQLIAGPIVHHKEMMPQFASRWNKVKNYRNIALGLFIFSMGLFKKVVIADTFAVWATNGFDKAEVLTFFEAWATSLSYTFQLYFDFSGYTDMAIGAALLFNIKLPINFNSPYKALNIQDFWRRWHITLSRFLRDYVYIPLGGSRTGSFRTHANLFATFLLGGLWHGAGWTFIIWGALHGLAMVLHRIWSKLGIVLWKPLAWLVTFMFINMTWVFFRATSFEDAWKVLKGMSGASGVVLPNVLANRLSFLKNHGVEFGGFVENIQGDFSIPFWILGALVLVLGFKNTNEKLVAFNFNLWSAIFVALTFSFGILSLTKVSEFLYFNF from the coding sequence ATGCTCTTCAATTCTTACGCTTTTATCTTCATCTTTTTACCCATTAGCTTCGGCATTTACTTTTACCTGAACCATTTACGCCTCACTACCGCTGCCAAGGGTTCTCTTGTGTTTGCCTCTTTATTTTTTTACAGTTGGTGGAACGTGCTGTATCTTCCGCTGCTTTTAGGTTCCATGTTGTTTAACTTTATCATCGGAAAAAGCTTGAGCGAAGCCAAGCGCGTGCGCCCTAAAATTCTGCTAATCATCGGTATCGTCGGCAATCTTGCCTTGCTGGGATATTTTAAATACGCTGATTTTTTCATTGCCAATGTCAATGTGCTTCTGGGTGAAGACGCACTGCCCATGCTCAATCTTGCCCTCCCGCTTGCTATTAGCTTTTTTACGTTTCAGCAGATTGCTTATTTGGTGGATTCCTACAAGGGCGAAACCAATGAGTATGATTTTCTAAATTACGCCGTCTTTGTTACTTTTTTTCCTCAGCTCATCGCGGGGCCCATTGTCCACCACAAAGAGATGATGCCTCAATTTGCAAGCCGCTGGAACAAAGTAAAAAACTACCGTAACATTGCCCTTGGGTTGTTTATCTTTTCGATGGGGCTATTTAAAAAAGTAGTCATTGCTGATACGTTTGCGGTTTGGGCGACTAACGGGTTTGACAAGGCAGAGGTCCTTACTTTTTTTGAAGCGTGGGCGACGAGTTTGAGCTACACCTTTCAACTCTATTTTGATTTTAGTGGCTACACCGACATGGCCATCGGGGCGGCTTTGTTGTTTAACATCAAACTCCCCATCAACTTCAACTCACCCTACAAAGCGCTCAATATCCAAGACTTTTGGCGACGTTGGCACATTACGCTCTCAAGGTTTTTAAGAGACTATGTGTATATCCCTTTAGGAGGGAGCCGAACAGGAAGTTTTCGCACCCATGCAAATCTGTTTGCCACTTTTTTGCTAGGGGGTCTGTGGCATGGGGCGGGCTGGACGTTTATCATCTGGGGAGCGTTGCATGGCTTGGCTATGGTTCTGCACCGCATTTGGAGTAAGCTTGGCATTGTGCTATGGAAGCCTTTGGCGTGGCTGGTGACGTTTATGTTTATCAATATGACATGGGTGTTTTTTAGGGCAACATCGTTTGAAGATGCGTGGAAAGTGCTAAAGGGGATGAGTGGGGCGAGTGGGGTGGTGTTACCTAATGTTCTAGCAAATAGGTTGTCTTTTTTAAAAAATCACGGTGTGGAGTTTGGTGGTTTTGTTGAGAATATCCAAGGAGACTTTTCTATTCCTTTTTGGATTTTAGGCGCGTTGGTTTTGGTACTTGGGTTTAAAAACACGAATGAAAAATTGGTGGCGTTTAATTTTAATCTTTGGTCGGCCATTTTTGTTGCTTTGACCTTTTCTTTTGGCATTTTGTCGCTTACGAAAGTGAGCGAATTTTTGTATTTTAATTTTTAG
- a CDS encoding cytochrome b — protein MKWRIPNFNLLLYTGTIMVALFILMVISGIFLAMHYKPDAALAFESVNTIIMHEVPYGWLWRKIHAMGSTLFFWLLYIHLLGMLYLGFYKHGKRIYWYNGMALYVCFVIIGFTGYVLPMGQMSYWAAQVITSLLAYIPGAGEDIMRLVRGDFAVSDVTLLRFYVVHIIVMPLCIIGILLFHADFFKWHATTKLSFNRKGLHVTKEPRFSKSALPPKEAKPFFSNAVLKPLLACSVFFAFFFYCVFFHPYLALDPLNMMPADPTDTPAHIYPEWYFLWMLQPLKSFFFDIGPIKGAYVGMVCLVVANAGLIFLPLLDKNPRRVPAHERPYFRWWFWTLVVCLVALTVLGKLPTTPAGLWLGMGFSTVLMGLFFILPWLSRKEYDAKS, from the coding sequence GTGAAATGGCGCATTCCTAACTTTAACCTTTTGCTTTATACGGGCACCATCATGGTAGCACTGTTTATCCTCATGGTCATCTCAGGCATTTTTCTAGCCATGCACTACAAGCCAGACGCCGCTCTTGCTTTTGAGAGTGTCAATACCATCATCATGCACGAAGTTCCCTATGGCTGGCTGTGGCGCAAGATCCACGCCATGGGCTCGACGCTCTTTTTTTGGTTGCTCTACATTCACCTTTTAGGGATGCTTTACCTTGGGTTTTACAAACACGGCAAGCGGATTTACTGGTACAATGGCATGGCACTGTACGTGTGCTTTGTCATCATCGGCTTTACAGGCTACGTGCTTCCTATGGGCCAGATGAGCTACTGGGCGGCGCAAGTCATCACCAGTCTGCTAGCCTACATTCCAGGAGCGGGCGAAGACATCATGCGCCTTGTGCGGGGTGATTTTGCGGTCAGCGATGTGACGCTGTTGCGCTTTTATGTGGTGCATATCATCGTGATGCCCCTTTGTATCATTGGTATTTTGCTCTTTCATGCGGACTTTTTCAAATGGCACGCCACCACAAAACTTTCCTTTAATCGCAAAGGCTTACATGTAACCAAAGAACCCCGCTTTAGCAAAAGTGCGCTACCGCCCAAAGAAGCTAAACCGTTTTTTTCTAACGCCGTACTCAAACCCCTACTGGCGTGTTCTGTGTTTTTTGCGTTTTTCTTTTACTGTGTCTTTTTTCATCCTTATCTAGCCCTAGACCCGCTAAATATGATGCCAGCCGACCCCACCGACACGCCCGCACACATCTACCCTGAGTGGTATTTTTTGTGGATGCTGCAACCCTTGAAGAGTTTTTTCTTTGATATTGGGCCGATTAAAGGTGCATATGTGGGCATGGTGTGCCTCGTGGTGGCCAATGCGGGGCTTATCTTTTTGCCTCTGTTAGACAAAAACCCGCGCCGTGTTCCTGCCCATGAGCGGCCCTATTTTCGGTGGTGGTTTTGGACGCTCGTGGTGTGCCTTGTAGCACTCACCGTCCTTGGCAAGCTTCCTACTACGCCTGCGGGATTGTGGCTTGGCATGGGGTTTTCTACGGTACTAATGGGCTTGTTTTTTATCTTGCCGTGGCTTTCACGAAAGGAATACGATGCCAAATCTTAA